Genomic window (Ostrea edulis chromosome 9, xbOstEdul1.1, whole genome shotgun sequence):
TACGGgttattcatctttttttctcTCGCACTATTATGAacatcctatggaattgtaacCGTCTCCCAAAgagtcagaataaaaaaaaagatcggagagggctacattattgcggCTAACCAAACTCTTCCATGCAGGCATTGTGGGATAGAGAATTCCAGCGAACTACTTTTCATAAAGATGGCGATGGGATCATCAGAAAGAAAATTTTGGCATTAGTTGAAAAATCATTCTTTTTCCAAAGCCAGTTGGTAGTTGTCACAGAATGTAACTTGCATTTAcgattttaattcaatattgatTCTCAGTATGTGTTTTGCATGTGTTatgtctgattttttttacttgaAGTAAAAGTAGAAAAGTTACATATTTATAACCATTCTCTActcagagttccgtgcgctactcgcactacacctctaTCAACAGCTTTTTACAGAATTCTTGTAAAAACGTTTAATCTCCATCTTTTATGATTTCGACTAAATATGATTTCGACTATGCTTTTGGTGCatttaaattgatgcttactgtaaattgtttaaaatcgctgtTTTCTTATCCTAAATTTAGAACTTCTTCCTAATATGCATATGAACGTAGGACATTCTCGTGGTGGAGACTTAAATgcaaacatggaatcaaaagtaagaaaaaaaaaccctgtaaacaataagagacaaacaactaaatggtaaataAGAACTTATCAATATGCCAGTGGGCAATGAAAAGAGCTCAATGTATCCCCTGTTGCcggaacttttaaagggaaaggaaacgagaatgattgtttatatcatgtgattatattgtcacgtgattccaagcgttgacagaggtgcaagtgaagcttgcgtaactcGTCCTCTGGTGAGAGAACGATTTATAGCATTTACCTcaatattttattaaagttttcccttttttcaatatacatatactCCAATTTCGTATCTTgcaaattcaattcatttatgcAACCCTATGCTTTTTAATATATGAAATTTCTGATGATAAGTGCGCAATTATTGCCCTATGTATTTAGGCCGCGTTGCAATTGTGGACGTACATTATCTCAAATTGgtatgtgaaaggtgaagataacgaacagtgatcaatctcatgactcctataagcaatacaaaatacatgtagatagttgggcaaacacggacccttggacacaccagaggatggatcaggtgcctaggaggagtaagcatgccctgtcgacaggtcacacccgccatgagccctatatcctgatcaggtaaacggagttatccgcagtcaaaatcagtgtgccaagaacgttctaacaatcgatatgaaacacgtcagacagcatttgacccaataggTTGTATtcgcaaactagatcattataacgaccataaaatttgcgaaatgctgactttaatcgagactgttgaaacttctgtaccatcaaattgtttgtcagtaagcttgcctcaatttaaaaactgaccatacgcagaacaagctcttgtgtatcgaatcagttgagagatataaacaccatatgcatgtgataatggaatattgctacctatatatgggaagttgatgatggagaagctgaaacatcccgtttgtcatacagttgagttgtcagtatgccgttaatgtctactttcgataaaatgtctaagtatgaagcagaaatggacaactctgtggtgtatgtattttatttcgagctcacagggatacatcaaaaacctgatcaccaaagaccacgaagatattgtcagtagaaactctagcatatttttttttatttcaacttcagagtacttgtgcgtggaatcagagtggtttaacaaagtcattttttggatatttccgttttccatttttgttgaagaagcaactgtctttgatgtcaaaaagtctactatttaatttatcatgaggaatggtcgtgtaaagtgttgaaaagtcatatttttttatatcattgatttgggaaaagttttgcggtttcatgtttactaaaagttctttacaatttttttttagaatccatatttgattaacaccacttctggcatatgtagtcgcacagtaagtttgaagtttctcctttacagcttttaatattttcgtgagaagAAAAGATAGGGGCATGGTCGACCACTtattggatccagcaatgtatctttgtaagagtttttatgtagtttaggaatccagtatagatacggtaaatcatattcattcgacACATTGACTggtatattaaatgtgtctaaaactgaagcatgcttttgaagaatttcatcttttgaaagggcagtcggaatataagtacgattaccaaatgtggaattaaggtcgatcgatcctcatgtgatttatcaataataatggttaaaagtgcaaaaactgtattaatttccattcaatatagttaaatttaaacaataaccatagaaaatgtttatgttgctacatttttaaagatgtcagacataaaaaaaatacggaagtatatgttaacataaaaaaatcacacattttcgttgtacagaagaattaaaatagataaaatcttgttgagatgacaaattttaaatgtcaacagtttaagaaaactgttaattcataaatgcaaggtgaaaataacgaacagtgatcaatctcataactcctacaagcaatacaaaatagatagttgggcaaacacggacccctggacacaccagaggtgggatcaggtgtctaggaggagtaagcatcccctgttgaccggtcacacccgccgtgagccccatatcctgatcaggtaaacggagttattcgcagtcaaatcagtttgccaagaacggcttaacaatcggtatgaaacacgtcagacagcatttgacccaatgcgaggttttattgacgaactagatcgttataacgaccatagaatttgcgaaatgctgacttcaatcgagactgttgaaatccctgtaccatcaacttgtttgtcagtagcttacctcgatttaaaaactgactatacgcagaacaagctcttgcatatcgaatcagttgagatatataaacaccatatgcaggtgataatggaatattgctacataaatgtgggaagttgacgatggagaagctgaaatcatcccgtttgtcatacagttgagttgtcagtttgccgttaatgtctactttcaataaaatatctaagtatgaagcagaagtggacgactctgtggtgtcctttatttcgagctcacagggatatatcaaatcgacatatgaatgaaacctatcattgttaatagacaaaacgtcatcaatatatctaagagtcgaattgaaggtcacagcgagagattttttcttctcacgtagaagtttttgaataaattctgcttcatatgaatataaaggcaggtcagctaacaaaggagcacaattcgtgcccatgagaattccaacagactgttggaagacctgatcatcaaagaccacgaagatattgtcaatgaggaactctagcatatttttttatttcaacttcagagtacttgtgtatatgtataaattaattgtggatattagggtaatcatgcataatagacatgcagtaggagaaataccagcataggagttattgcccttgacaacattttttaattataaagaattgattatctatagaaaatatacactttttcaatTACAATAGTTTAacagatttttttatttgatgtagtaaataaaattcttctgaagatatatttctttcatgcgcaaagtttaatttgataaagatttttgcaaaaacctatgacatcacaggaggatCAATTAACCTTAATAccaagttcatttaaaatacagttgtaatgatgagccttacaaacaaagccAATGTTGTTAAAAGCTtcgtcagctggaaccaaaacatattcctcatgtaacctatttaattattttatcacttctgatttattaaacacagaaggatagatggcacgtacgtttgttttaatatgtctaatgcgggattttgacactcctcttatacttttcatcctttctgacaatgtatcaaattctttttcatatttagcccattgtctggcataatcttcgacaaaattcataatagagatgaagttctgtcgccaactgaaaaaaccgaggttctctgtatttaggaccttttagaataagtgatatgaggtcctcattttcaactatatcaacatcaccagtaatgacatgtccagctggactatagctGAGAGAAGATGAAGAAAAAGAATATGTAGGTGAATTAAGTATAAGTCTATATCTAGGCattgcaaagtttgtttataatcaaAAAGTTTGGATGCCATAGTAGAAGTATATCTGTAGGAAATATAGGATGTAGACTTAAGTTGGAATATatgactgaacccttttatgacgaagaatgttgcttatgttgacggcatctatttaattgtttgtaaatttgagcttaaggaactggttTGGAAGGAAAATCATCCATGACACGTGGTGTTATAAAGAGcttgtgattggcaacatccataatcatagagttcagtctatattcaggtgttgaaaaatccaagtatacactagctgtggcttcttgaaataacgtatgtaaaactctcaatggaacagattAAAGTTTTGTaagaatatgatgtggacctaattgtctgttgacgtaaggtaaaagtgaatcaaacgtgacatcgtttatacttggtcttttttatgaacgatgtccatgactgtcTTTGAGTTTTAGGAAAGAGTGCCATCACATTCaagttatttccttgtggactagtcaaaattcgcatatcatatacattatcattgcatccatatggaaatgcagtgtctagggtcctgatccggtgatcttctcgttgtctacgataAACGGTACtaaatgttggattgtttgtgtaatggtaatttttttcccaaaatccttaccctcatggacaagatggaatGGTCCAGTGAATTAGatacttgtaaagaagttggttaccaccattattaatttgaatgtGTTATGCGGTTTTTGGTAGTGTCACCTTTATgcaaatatttacatgtgtacCAGTCTGCTGGgatttaatataatatatatgtagtataatatgatatatttccTTTGATATTGTTATCTTAAAAAATTGCAAGAAAGTAATTGATGATAAAGTAAATTACAATAAATCCTATTTTTTCGCACAGGGTATAATGTTTGACTCGTAGTTTAACTGAGTAACGCTTTTGCACTTTATGCGAGGTAAGATTGTGtgtatatgaaaaggtgaagataacgaacagtgatcaactcCATTAAGCAATACTGCATCTGTATTCATTTCTAGACATCTCGACTAATGAAGGTGATTTAGGAGGAGAAATTGAGGTTGGTGGAACGCGACCATTCTTCACTTAAATCAAAGTCATCAGCGCAAATCATAGTTCATTTTTCATATAACCCATTACATCACCACAAACACTGAAGTCCTGTGGTGATTGGAAAACGACGACAACGGCGGGTGTGGATACACTGGAAGCTGCAGTTGTGACCCTACACACAGGTGGCTCAAGATAACTGGTCGTCAGCTCTTTGACTGAGACAGCAAAGGCTCCCGGCAACATCTTGAGTGACTGAGCAGCCCTTTGCAGGAACGCACTACACATTCCCGTAGCCTGGGGAGGGGGCAAGAAAAGATGCTCCAAACATTGCCTGTCTCAATTAACCTGGGCTAGTTTACAGTTGCCGATCACAGTCGGCATGTGGAACGTTCGAACACTCTTAGACAAAGGTGATTCGAATAAACCGGAAAGAAGAACAACGCTCGTAGCAAAGGAACTGTCAACCTCCTAGGTGTCAACAGGGGAAGAAACCATCCAAGGGCCTGAATATTGACAAGATGAATGATGTCAACGTCAAGCAGCAAAGTCGCTAGTGAGTTGGATGGTAAACTTGAGTCATTGCCCTTGAACTCTGGCAACATTGAGTAGGACTGGGCGGATTTCAGGAACAATGTACACCCAATATGCAGTGACATACTAAGTCCTAAAATGAACTCTCACCAGGACTGGTTTGATGAAAACAATGAGGCCATAGACAAGCTGCTTGAAGAGAAAAACGGGCTCTTAAAGCTAAATCTTTCAAACAAGACTCCAGCCAACACAGCAGCTTTACATCAAGTAAAGCAGACTATCCAAACTGAATTAAGGCATATGAAGGACAGATGGCTCAGTCAAAAGGCCAATGAAATCCAGGGCTACGCTGACATCCACAATTCCAAACGCTTCTATCAAGCTGTTAGAACACTGTATGGACCTCAGCCTGCTGTTACATCACCACTGTAGCCAGACATGGGAAGATCTAGCTCTTGACTGAAGTGTCTGGCGCTCTAGCTTGAAGATGGGAGCAAAGATACACGATGAGAATCTTACCTGCCTGGCAAACAGAAGAGGGCTATGCGAAAGGACAGAAAAGCATCGACAGCAGCTCCATCCGGATCACCTTGTCCGGAATGTGTAAGGACGTTTCATGCGAGGATTGGACTTGTCAGCCATCTTCAAACCCACAACACTCAACGTAGAAATTAGCAGAGATGAAATTATCGTCTTTTCTTCTACATCGAAGGATGAACTACTACTAAATCCATTGGtgaaaacatattacacatctattactgaatgCAAtgcagttgaaaaaaaaattgtgtcaattcaaattttgaaagggtttggcagggactacATTTTGTGATGGAGGAactgattaatcaaaaagtacTAAATGGgcatattacagtttctgtttcatccgatatatcttctatttttgtactcctatacgtgtatttcagttttataatttatgatacaagtagtttaGACTTAGAattagttcaaatgttgtaattcattaatttggttgatataaatttccaaacagaacaccgattctttaaaaggtttaaatcaatttactcgaaattttatataaaaattcattatttttgccaataatttaattttaattcttaCCCCCACTTTCTATTTTAAGACAAGACATTGGAaataatgtgaaattttagaaaatgaaattactCCTAATTTGTCCTTTTATACTCTCGAATTTGATATCGTGAATtgtttcgtatatcaagtgcaaaaaggtaattatttatttccattactagtattaaactttttatctgtattgttagaagacttGCTTATGTATCTATTCTATGTAACAATTGATTTGCGTTGCTTATGTTTTGTTGTCACCATTAGACAAACAAAGTTTAATTGACTAAATCTTGAGTCAATTTTAAGTGCATAAGGCTCATGTTTAAAACACTGTAGCTGAATAACAAGCATTGTGACCCCAGTATTTCTCTTTAATTTCCTTATTCTCCTTCAatatagaaatcaaaaatacatttgccaaaaaatttacattactcCAAATATGAGGTGCGAACCAATTTAACTgacaaaaacaatgaaatagagatacatgtatccAATCCTAGTATGATCCTAAAATATTATGCAATTTGAATAAGACTGGAAGTTTGAACTAAATAAACTTATGATAATGACTATACCAGTATTGTTGCATTGATTTGCACTTTccgataacccatgaaagcacAAGTTCTTATTTCCTATGGGACCACACTGGATACGACAATAATACCATTATACTTTACATCGACTTTGATCATGTTAAACCTTTCCATCTTCTACGATATATACTCTGTTTTAATCAGAGAGGTCCTTTTGGAGAATATATATTCTTTTCTTTGATTGAAAGGGTTGTCTTTGgctttctttttttcaattctttcaaAAGGATGATGGAGTGATGTGTTCTACGAATATATACGATTGAAAGCCAcgacaaaatgtttataaaagacAAACGGTCGGTTTGAAAATCGAATGTTAATGGATGACTGTGACGGTAAAATACATTTATAGATTTagaaattataatatttacttaCCTGGGTATTATAATATTGACTATAGCAATATGAAATTTGTCAATCTTTGGCAGTatacaattgattttaaaacttcaGAGGAGCGTTAGGTGCCAAAGCAACATGTCCTGCGTCAAGCCAGGAGCGTTTTTCCTCCTTGTTCTAAATATTCTTATTTCAAACTCAGCAGAACTTCGGGTTTCCTCCATGTTTTCCATTCGTGATGAATTGAATGACATTATGTTCCAACACGCCTTACTATTTCAAACGTCAGCACACACGTTGTCGGAATGTTCgttattatgtgtaaatttggTCAGCTGTACATCATTCCAGATTCATCCCCAGCAAATGCTCTGTCGACTGTACTGGACGCACTTTTTACTGGATCTTATAGGCATTCCTTCTACTGGCTGGAGGACTTATTCCGACAATGGTAAGCACTCAAATAAGTCAATTTCTCCAAAAAGCAAGTTTAGAATGAAAACGCAGAAAAATAGATCACCTTTTCTATATACCTCTAATTACAGCTCCCGTTTACGAAAGTCTATCTGAGTTTATTTTCTTGGGTAGACTTTAGTTTCGCGATATAATGTAAAGGTTTCGCATAACAACGCAATACCTTTACGTAGCAACGCGGAAACTATTTTCTAAAATTGTTTCGAGTACGGAAGACATGTCAGGATTATTGTTCTTATTTTGATAAGTGCGTGCCTCCGATAAGTTATTCATCAATATTTTCTCTCTTTCCTTAGATTTTCAAAACATGTATGTATCAGGATGCATCAAACCGCTATACTGCATTGTTCAAAGACCTCGTCTCcaaatttctttcaaaattgcTCGGATATTTTCtttggagcaccaaattaacataaactcaaataattgaagatatcgtaTCATTATATTATTAACGGAATCATGGGAGCGACGTAGTGTTCATATTGATTTGATCACTAATACTAGTAGACAAAAACCTCAAAATGTCATTATTTGAAAGATATAGCTCGATGTAGAATCTCACTAATTCATCGACAGCCATTAGTTACTTCCTCGtagatacagtacaacacaTTGTCTAAAGTTTTGCGTCATTATACGAGAGCCTCCCATTATAACGCAAGAATTATTTCAAGACAAgagcattttaaaattaaattgttCAGGAAAATCATGAAAAGACAATAATTGTATCAACGGAACAAAATACgtaagggattttttttatttgaaaagcaTAGTACATATGAGGTGCCATTTTGGTATTAATATCACCTATTCGAATATAGGTAATACAATGTATCAcctatttatttgaaattgacGGCATCACGTACCTTTTCCAGTGGTTGATATTATACTAAATGAATTGTCCTTCCTTCAAAACAATGTAGctgaaaaagaaatatgacAGACATCgatgaaaagatgaaattcaaacaaCAATTTTGTCTTCCCAGAGTTccaaacaaaaaagaaaaaaaaaaccatcctTTACTTAAAACGGATTTTACAGAACGGAACCCAAAACACGAACTACATGAACATACAAtaattgttatttttaatgCGTGAAAAGTGGAAATTATTTAGaacgatttttcaaattaaaagttGTCTCAATTATGAAGACGCTTTTCTTCTCCGACTTTCACAAATATTATcattctcgagaatttttcactcatatggagacttcactATTGCCGGCGAAGGGCATCAAAATTTTAAGGCCTATATTctgtgcttacggcctttgggTAGGGAGGGATgtttatcttgccacacctgctatgacacagggcatcggtttttgcggtccgctctatttagtcgcctcatcCGACAAgcaggggatactgaggacctattctaactcggatccccgcTGTTATACACAAATAGGGGTATCACACGAACACGTGACATCATGAATTCAAATGGAATAGGTGATATATGTGATATGAGCTAGCTATTATTATAGATGACACTTTGTTCTACGTCCGTTTGAGActattttactcatattgagacgtcaccagctgtaggtgataCTGGTTTCATTTAATGccacaaaatatcaaaacgtCCCCTCATGATATTCATTTTCCAAAGATCTAATTTAATCTTGAACTCTTATTTTAACAGGCCCTTGTCACAAAGGACATTACTACACGAGACAATTCCAGTACTGTCTGCGATATGCTGGACACACTTTCCAAAAATCTTCTGCGTTTCAAACTTGTAACGATAGAAACGAAACTCTACTAAAAATTGATTCGGCGGAGGAAAATCTTTTTGTGAGCAGTTTAGCATGTGGGTAAAATTTTGCTTTCTTAATTGGGAGTGTGGaatcttttttgtttgttgctTTACGTCAGATCTgtgaattttttactcatatagagACTTTACTGGCTGTAGGTGTAGTGCCACAAGTTTCGAACCATGCATGCACGCAGGGAGGTAGCAGTGAAGGTTCATTTTCATGATACAGTACCTTTATTTTCGAGGAGATATAATTTCACGTTTAACGCCGGACAATTAGCGGAGGAGCAGTCGCTGCTAAAAATTAAACGTCTACCCCCATCCCACCCTCATTCACTCACATACCCTGTTTGTACTACGATCAAAACGTGGTAGCCCTAGAAGATACGCTCTCGCGAGGCTTattttgaacatgttcaaaacaAGCGTAGCGGGATCGAGACCAACAAGACACGCTGTAAAGTCGTATAAAGAGCGGGGTAGAAACGTTATAATCGTACAAGCAGTGTGGAAGTATCGTGATGAGAGCATTAGGGTCGTAGTAACAGCGCAGCATAATCGTGAACTAACTCGGGTTATCTTAGTTACACTTCTACACGCTCTCACTACGATACCTGTGTGTTGATGACGTATAAGTTCTAAGTGTACTACAAACGTCATGTGATCAGCAAGAGCGTGCCGACTTCGTTGTACAGTCTTCTGAAACTGTGTGACATCGTGATTTGATCCTGTGTGTCCATTTTACTGCGTTTATAAATACTGCGTTGCCGCAACGACATACAGGATCATATTGCGATGTTATACAGTCTTAAACAGACACTGCAATATTTCTAAAAACTAGTTTCTCATAGTCTCTTCAGTGAATGGAACACCGCTCAACAAATGTGAATTTCCTTCTCCTTTTCGGAAATACTTGAAACATAGAAAACAACGATATGTAGACATACAACGATCGCGGTACCTCAGTGGTTGGAACGTTCGCTTTATAACCGGGAGGCCGTGAGTTCGAGCACCGCTCGTGCTACTACTGCATAAAAGACGTAGATATGAATACTCGGCATTTATAAGTGAGAATCaagggtctttcggatatgaccttgaaaattgaGGTCACGTAAATTTTGCGTAGAACGTTCAAGAACCTACACTGAAGCTTTAAATCTTGTGGCAGCTTACCGGTATATATGTAGCTGGTAATGTTTCAATATCCGTGAAAATTTTCAGAAAGGACGTAAAACCAACAATAATTTCTGCACAAAAAGTGTTTCATCGTAAGATAtggtaaaccaacttttattcgcgacGACTTTATTTCGCGATTTATCTCCGATGAACTGGTTCGCGGCGGCTAATTTTTGTGACCGAGATGCGAAAGACATTATTAGTATTGGTTATCGgcgagaaatacatgtatccccGATGATGTTCTCGCAAACCGTGAAAATATCTCGCACGCAAATAAAAGTTGTTTTACAGTAACTAGATTTCATTAGTAAATTTAATCAGTGTATCTTCTATATCAAGTATCAGTCACATTCTGAAACAGGGGCATGAttctgttttttaaaattaattctttAGATTCATTCATTAACAATACCCTGGGAACAAAAACTCACGAGTTGATTATAGACGGAGAGAAATCATCGGATGGAAAATGGTTATCGCTATTTGGGGATCGTTCGGAGTTAAAATTCACCAATTTCTGGTCTGGAGACATTGAAAGCGTCGGTGAAGGAATAATCATGATGCCATACACGAACGGCGAGCTGAAGGGGTACGAGTGGAAGTCTGTGCCTCTCTATTCAAACCAACGAATTGTGTTTTGTGGATATCATCCATGAACGATACTTCCCTGTGTAcggagtatgtacatgtatatacgcaTTTAGAATGTTAGTTTTGAATGACAAGAGGATACTTTTTATCAAGAGACTGCAAAACAGTAAGGGACAATCGAAAAGATGTTTTATATTCCTTATTCTTTGCACCCACACTCCAGCGTTAAACTCACTTTCAAAATTCACTGATATGACGATGTCTGACATTATAAGACATGCAGAACCAAAAGACATCTAACgaaatatcccccccccccccacgacataggattttgaagttttggtAAAAAGAAAATCTTTGAGATTTGttatgatttattttgtttatctattttgtatcttGGCAAGAATTTATGACTACTGAAGAGTCAACTTATCCTCCGCTTGCATTCCCCCTTTCTGAAAACGATGCCACGTTGTACGTGCCTGGCAGTGTCGGATTTAAAGGGATATTACGGGGGT
Coding sequences:
- the LOC125660321 gene encoding uncharacterized protein LOC125660321, producing the protein MSCVKPGAFFLLVLNILISNSAELRVSSMFSIRDELNDIMFQHALLFQTSAHTLSECSLLCVNLVSCTSFQIHPQQMLCRLYWTHFLLDLIGIPSTGWRTYSDNGPCHKGHYYTRQFQYCLRYAGHTFQKSSAFQTCNDRNETLLKIDSAEENLFVSSLAYSFINNTLGTKTHELIIDGEKSSDGKWLSLFGDRSELKFTNFWSGDIESVGEGIIMMPYTNGELKGYEWKSVPLYSNQRIVFCGYHP